Proteins from a single region of Chroogloeocystis siderophila 5.2 s.c.1:
- a CDS encoding histidine triad nucleotide-binding protein, whose amino-acid sequence MTETIFSKIIRREIPADIVYEDELVLAFKDVNPQAPVHILVIPKEPIAKLADAESKDHALMGHLLLTAKRVAQQAGLENGYRVVINTGPDGGQTVYHLHLHILGGRQMKWPPG is encoded by the coding sequence ATCACAGAGACTATTTTCAGCAAAATTATTCGGCGCGAAATCCCTGCCGATATTGTTTACGAAGACGAACTGGTACTTGCTTTTAAAGATGTCAACCCCCAAGCCCCTGTACACATCCTCGTGATTCCCAAAGAACCGATTGCAAAATTAGCCGATGCTGAGTCCAAAGACCACGCACTTATGGGACATCTTCTGCTAACAGCAAAACGCGTAGCACAACAAGCAGGTTTAGAAAATGGCTATCGCGTAGTCATTAACACTGGACCAGATGGCGGTCAAACTGTATATCATTTGCACTTACATATCCTAGGCGGGAGACAAATGAAATGGCCTCCTGGCTGA